The Apium graveolens cultivar Ventura chromosome 6, ASM990537v1, whole genome shotgun sequence genome contains a region encoding:
- the LOC141665042 gene encoding uncharacterized protein LOC141665042 — MVALHLPCPEGNFNPSPEEELPHSWWILYVNGVVNNEGTDAGIILVSPEGHHLMSAIHFHLHATNNDVEYEALINGLKIALDLGIMNLIAKSDSELVAKQVNQGFQARGSRTKLYLRCAYCLLGKFKKVRLQCVPQVKNSNADSLAKMGSQ; from the coding sequence ATGGTAGCTTTACATCTGCCTTGCCCTGAAGGAAATTTTAACCCATCACCGGAAGAAGAGCTTCCACATTCTTGGTGGATTTTGTATGTGAATGGTGTAGTTAATAATGAAGGGACAGACGCAGGAATAATACTTGTATCTCCAGAGGGACATCATCTGATGAGTGCTATTCACTTCCATTTGCATGCTACAAATAACGATGTAGAGTATGAGGCTCTAATCAATGGTCTAAAGATTGCTTTGGATTTGGGCATCATGAATTTGATCGCCAAAAGTGATTCAGAGTTGGTCGCAAAACAAGTGAATCagggatttcaagctcgaggatCTCGAACAAAATTGTACTTGAGGTGTGCATATTGTTTACTTGGAAAATTTAAGAAGGTAAGGCTGCAATGTGTACCACAAGTAAAAAATAGCAATGCAGATTCTTTGGCCAAAATGGGATCTCAATAG